A single genomic interval of Rhododendron vialii isolate Sample 1 chromosome 3a, ASM3025357v1 harbors:
- the LOC131318971 gene encoding MADS-box protein AGL42-like isoform X1, with the protein MVRENVGFFLPNQFFWFCGAVVITGSVSSTIFETCISEQAVFRDSLLYLEMVRGKIEMKRIENGTSRQVTFSKRRNGLLKKAYELSVLCDAQVALIIFSPTGRLHEFSSSNMHKIIERYCEHAKEVQTKNPEVEHYIQQLKQEAANMAKKMEILEASQRKFLGHSVASCSVEELRELDNQLERSLRNVRARKEYLFREQIEQLKEKERLLLEENTRLLGKCGENEKKEVATCSQSSQSSELVETELSLASLLK; encoded by the exons ATGGTGAGAGAAAATGTTGGGTTTTTTCTTCCCAATCAGTTTTTTTGGTTCTGTGGAGCTGTTGTGATAACAG GTTCGGTTTCTTCAACGATCTTTGAGACCTGTATTTCAGAACAAGCTGTTTTCAGGGATTCTTTGCTATATCTG GAGATGGTGAGAGGAAAGATAGAGATGAAGAGAATAGAGAACGGGACGAGCAGGCAAGTGACCTTCTCGAAGCGTAGAAATGGGCTGTTGAAGAAAGCCTACGAGCTCTCAGTTCTTTGCGATGCCCAAGTGGCTCTCATCATCTTCTCCCCCACTGGAAGGCTCCATGAGTTCTCCAGCTCCAA CATGCACAAGATAATAGAGCGATACTGCGAACATGCAAAAGAGGTGCAAACAAAGAATCCCGAAGTAGAACACTACATTCAG CAACTCAAGCAAGAAGCTGCAAACATGGCAAAAAAGATGGAGATTCTTGAAGCTTCTCAACG GAAATTTTTGGGACATAGCGTGGCGTCTTGTTCGGTTGAGGAACTCCGAGAGCTTGACAACCAGCTAGAGCGAAGCTTACGAAACGTTAGGGCGAGGAAG GAGTATTTATTCAGGGAACAAATAGAGCAATTGAAAGAAAAG GAGAGACTCTTGTTGGAAGAAAATACAAGGCTGTTGGGGAAG TGtggagaaaatgaaaagaaagaagttgCGACGTGCAGCCAAAGTAGTCAGAGTTCGGAGCTTGTGGAAACCGAATTGTCATTGGCCAGCCTCCTCAAATGA
- the LOC131318971 gene encoding MADS-box protein AGL42-like isoform X2, with translation MVRGKIEMKRIENGTSRQVTFSKRRNGLLKKAYELSVLCDAQVALIIFSPTGRLHEFSSSNMHKIIERYCEHAKEVQTKNPEVEHYIQQLKQEAANMAKKMEILEASQRKFLGHSVASCSVEELRELDNQLERSLRNVRARKEYLFREQIEQLKEKERLLLEENTRLLGKCGENEKKEVATCSQSSQSSELVETELSLASLLK, from the exons ATGGTGAGAGGAAAGATAGAGATGAAGAGAATAGAGAACGGGACGAGCAGGCAAGTGACCTTCTCGAAGCGTAGAAATGGGCTGTTGAAGAAAGCCTACGAGCTCTCAGTTCTTTGCGATGCCCAAGTGGCTCTCATCATCTTCTCCCCCACTGGAAGGCTCCATGAGTTCTCCAGCTCCAA CATGCACAAGATAATAGAGCGATACTGCGAACATGCAAAAGAGGTGCAAACAAAGAATCCCGAAGTAGAACACTACATTCAG CAACTCAAGCAAGAAGCTGCAAACATGGCAAAAAAGATGGAGATTCTTGAAGCTTCTCAACG GAAATTTTTGGGACATAGCGTGGCGTCTTGTTCGGTTGAGGAACTCCGAGAGCTTGACAACCAGCTAGAGCGAAGCTTACGAAACGTTAGGGCGAGGAAG GAGTATTTATTCAGGGAACAAATAGAGCAATTGAAAGAAAAG GAGAGACTCTTGTTGGAAGAAAATACAAGGCTGTTGGGGAAG TGtggagaaaatgaaaagaaagaagttgCGACGTGCAGCCAAAGTAGTCAGAGTTCGGAGCTTGTGGAAACCGAATTGTCATTGGCCAGCCTCCTCAAATGA